One Malassezia restricta chromosome III, complete sequence DNA segment encodes these proteins:
- a CDS encoding large subunit ribosomal protein L3, whose protein sequence is MWTAIRGAVRALSTAAGAREWTPHSRRVGLLTRKKGMTSMFLPDGERVPVTVLLVDANQISMHIERPAPSPDEAPYIAMQVAATDARAHTVTAPVRGHLARAGLGPKRAIKEFRVTRDALLPVGTHLSAAHFVPGQDVDVRAVTRGKGFAGVMKRHNFAGGNASHGASLAHRTPGSVGNNQDPGRVWPGKKMPGRMGGTHRTVQNLRVLRVDVEQELLFVQGHVPGPNGGVVEVRDALKSLVKQAYFLYRKGVTPAGELLDPAKGPAQYLPHGVVGLPFPAGTRELAATLPPIVEVEA, encoded by the coding sequence ATGTGGACAGCGATCCGGGGCGCCGTGCGAGCGctgtcgacggcggcgggcGCGCGCGAGTGGACGCCGCACTCTCGACGCGTAGGTCTGCTGACGCGGAAGAAGGGCATGACGAGTATGTTTCTGCCCGATGGCGAGCGTGTACCGGTGACGGTGCTGCTGGTCGATGCGAATCAGATTTCCATGCATATTGAGCGACCCGCGCCCTCgccggacgaggcgccgtaCATCGCGATGCaggtggcggcgacggacgcTCGGGCGCACACGGTGacggcgcctgtgcgtgGCCACCTCGCACGGGCGGGGCTGGGCCCCAAGCGCGCGATCAAGGAGTTTCGTGTgacgcgcgatgcgctgctgccggTGGGCACGCACTTGTCGGCCGCGCACTTTGTGCCGGGGCAGGACGTGGATGTGCGCGCCGTGACGCGCGGCAAGGGCTTTGCGGGTGTGATGAAGCGGCACAACTTTGCGGGTGGCAATGCGTCCcacggtgcgtcgctcgcgcaccGCACGCCGGGCTCGGTCGGCAACAACCAGGACCCCGGGCGCGTGTGGCCCGGCAAAAAGATGCCCGGCCGCATGGGCGGCACGCACCGCACCGTGCAGAACCtgcgcgtgctgcgcgtcgatgtcgagcaggagctgctCTTCGTCCAAGGCCACGTGCCAGGGCCGAACGGCGGTGTGGTGGAGGTGCGTGACGCGCTCAAAAGCCTCGTGAAGCAGGCGTACTTTTTGTACCGCAAGGGCGTGACGCCGGCgggcgagctgctcgatccGGCGAAGGGCCCCGCGCAGTACCTGCCACACGGCGTGGTGGGTCTGCCGTTCCCGGCGggcacgcgcgagctcgcagcgacgctgccgccgaTTGTCGAGGTAGAGGCGTAG
- a CDS encoding T-complex protein 1 subunit eta — protein sequence MMQSGRLGMMQPPVILLKEGTDTSQGKGQLLSNIGACLSVVSCVASTLGPRGMDKMIVNERGEATISNDGATILKLLDIVHPAARTLVDIARAQDAEVGDGTTSVVLLTGEILKQCRPFIEDGVSPYVVARGIVAASQLCIEHVRQLAVRIDKTNESEFYGLLLKCAGTAMSSKLIVSQRPFFAQMAVDAILSLDREDLNHKLIGIKKVPGGAMQDSMLIRGVAFKKTFSYAGFEQQPKKFVHPKVLCLNVELELKAEKDNAEVRVQQVSEYQAIVDAEWSIIYRKLEAIVQTGAKVVLSKLPIGDLATQYFADRDIFCAGRVPADDLQRVVQAVGGSIQSTVSDLDPARHLGTCGLFEECQVGGERFNLFTECEGAKSATVILRGGAEQMMAEIERSFHDAIMIVKRAIQNHDVVAGGGAIEMELSKMLRAHARTIQGKQQMILSAYAKALEIVPRQLADNAGFDATDLLNQLRMQHANGHVWDGIDIASEGVSNNMEQFVWEPALIKINALSSSAEAARLILSIDETIRAQPNEPAGGGPPMPPGTAQRALRSGGRGLPRR from the exons ATGATGCAGAGTGGGCGACTTGGCATGATGCAGCCGCCTGTGATCCTGCTCAAGGAGGGCACGGATACGTCGCAGGGCAAGGGACAGCTGCTGTCGAATATTGGTGCATGTCTTTCGGTGGTGTCGTGTGTGGCGTCGACGCTAGGTCCGCGGGGTATGGACAAGATGATCGTGAATGAGCGTGGCGAGGCGACGATCTCGAATGACGGTGCGACCATtctcaagctgctggacatTGTGCATCCGGCTGCTCGTACGCTGGTGGAtatcgcgcgcgcgcaggATGCCGAGGTTGGTGATGGCACGACGTCGGTCGTGCTGCTGACGGGCGAGATTCTCAAGCAGTGCCGGCCGTTTATTGAGGATGGCGTGAGCCCGTACGTGGTAGCTCGCGGTATTGTagctgcgtcgcagctGTGCATAGAGCATGTGCGTCAgctcgccgtgcgcatTGACAAGACGAATGAGTC GGAGTTTTATGGACTGTTGCTCAAGTGTGCcggcacggccatgtcgtccaaGCTGATTGTGTCGCAGCGTCCCTTTTTTGCGCAGATGGCTGTGGATGCGATCTTGTCGCTGGACCGTGAAGATCTCAACCACAAGTTGATCGGGATCAAAAAGGTGCCTGGTGGCGCTATGCAAGACTCGATGTTGATTCGGGGTGTGGCGTTCAAAAAGACGTTTTCGTACGCGGGCTTTGAGCAGCAGCCGAAAAAGTTTGTGCACCCGAAGGTGCTGTGCCTGAATGTGGAATTGGAGCTGAAGGCGGAGAAGGACAATGCGGAagtgcgtgtgcagcaggtgTCGGAGTACCAGGCGATTGTCGATGCGGAGTGGTCGATTATCTACCGCAAGCTCGAGGCGATCGTGCAGACGGGTGCGAAGGTGGTGCTGTCGAAGCTGCCGATTGGCGACTTGGCGACGCAGTACTTTGCTGACCGGGATATCTTTTGTGCGGGACGTGTGCCGGCGGATGATTTGCAGCGGGTCGTGCAGGCGGTGGGCGGCTCGATCCAGTCGACGGTGTCGGACCTGGACCCGGCGCGCCATCTGGGCACGTGTGGCCTGTTTGAAGAGTGCCAGGTGGGTGGAGAGCGCTTCAACCTGTTTACCGAGTGTGAGGGTGCGAAGAGTGCGACGGTGATTTTGCGGGGTGGGGCGGAGCAGATGATGGCGGAGATTGAGCGCAGTTTCCACGATGCGATTATGATTGTGAAGCGTGCGATCCAGAACCATGATGTCGTGGCGGGCGGTGGTGCGATTGAGATGGAGCTGTCGAAGATGCTGCGGGCTCATGCGCGGACGATCCAGGGCAAGCAGCAGATGATCCTGTCGGCGTAcgccaaggcgctcgaaATTGTCCCGCGGCAGCTGGCGGACAATGCGGGCTTTGACGCGACGGATCTGCTGAaccagctgcgcatgcagcatgcGAACGGCCATGTATGGGACGGCATTGACATTGCGTCGGAGGGTGTGTCGAACAACATGGAGCAGTTTGTGTGGGAGCCGGCGCTGATCAAGATCAATGCGCTCTCGAGCTCTGCCGAGGCTGCGCGACTGATCCTGAGCATTGACGAGACGATCCGTGCGCAGCCGAACGAGCCGGCTGGCGGCGGTCCACCGATGCCGCCGGGCACcgcgcagcgtgcgttGCGGAGCGGCGGCCGAGGCCTGCCGCGTCGTTGA
- a CDS encoding protein ATS1, whose protein sequence is MWAVGSNSEGQLGVGHTRDRASLTRCVTEAGAAFPPSGWQVVRVACMATCTAVLCRDATQTAVWLSGRPPWEAPVTTAFRRLEEAKGVVDVAATWDCLYVVVRDEVWALGASNAYGQWGAGRDAPPGAWHRVQLPRGVCVRAIVGGVRHCAVAVDEGGRHVVYGWGQARHGELRHVPPTPPLVWYTPVVVHAWPAPHTSSLALGMHHTVMGVYARGETELVAYGSNRRGQLDVPRGGRAGRWIPACNWHTTLLWGDDVIEVYGAQQHGQGVGPGVPCRGAVQLSSGSEHSAMLRDGCVYGWGWNEHGNVGGGGAAAAVGAPSVLARDAEGVWTGYGTTWVKLRA, encoded by the coding sequence ATGTGGGCGGTAGGCTCGAATAGTGAGGGGCAGTTGGGTGTCGGGCACACGAGGGATCGGGCGTCGCTGACGCGGTGTGTGACGGAGGCGGGTGCTGCGTTTCCGCCTTCTGGATGGCAggtggtgcgtgtggcgtgcatggcgacgtgcacggcgGTGCTGTGCCGGGATGCGACGCAGACGGCGGTGTGGCTGAGTGGCCGCCCGCCGTGGGAGGCGCCGGTGACGACGGCGTTCCGGAGGTTGGAGGAGGCGAAGGGCGTGGTGGACGTCGCGGCTACGTGGGACTGCTTGTATGTGGTGGTGCGCGACGAGGTGTGGGCGCTGGGTGCGTCGAATGCGTATGGCCAGTGGGGTGCTGGCCgggacgcgccgccgggGGCGTGGCACCgtgtgcagctgccgcggggtgtgtgtgtgcgtgCGATCGTGGGTGGCGTGCGGCACTGTGCTGTGGCCGTGGACGAGGGCGGACGGCATGTGGTGTATGGGTGGGGCCAGGCGCGGCATGGCGAGCTGCGAcatgtgccgccgacgccgccgtTGGTGTGGTACACGCCGGTCGTGGTGCATGCGTGGCCGGCGCCGCATACGAGCTCGCTGGCGCTGGGTATGCACCACACGGTGATGGGCGTTTATGCGCGGGGCGAGACGGAGCTGGTGGCGTACGGCTCGAATCGGCGTGGCCAGCTGGATGTgccgcgcggcgggcgGGCGGGCCGCTGGATCCCGGCGTGCAATTGGCACACGACGCTGCTGTGGGGGGACGACGTGATCGAGGTGTATggagcgcagcagcatggccaGGGCGTTGGGCCGGGTGTGCCGTGCCGCGGTGCGGTGCAGCTGTCGAGTGGGAGTGAGCACAgcgcgatgctgcgcgacggATGCGTGTATGGATGGGGCTGGAACGAGCATGGCAACGTCGggggcggcggtgcggcggcggcggtaGGCGCGCCGAGTGtgctggcgcgcgacgcggaGGGCGTGTGGACGGGGTATGGGACGACGTGGGTCAAGCTACGGGCGTGA
- a CDS encoding gamma-glutamyltranspeptidase/glutathione hydrolase → MWLLVALVWAGVGLCRMWFGLRTWAESDVPVYMRARSQGYEPYYGTDGARGAVSCELDVCSNVGVYLLDKGGSAADAVIGVASCVGAIDLFHSGIGGGGFALVKTHGNDPIMLDYRETAPAQAHRDVFVGMPANASIFGGLAAAVPGEVRGWEQLHKLYGRLPWHEILAPVVTITRRGFRVPSQLYDRLLLFEGPICEDSALGRIYCPHGRLVQTGEVIRLPDLARTYEAIARHGPDAMYAGPIAERMVKAVQAAGGIMTMDDLRSYRVMVRMARSITYRNAYRIWATSMPSSGSVVLSALKTMEHFPDMPYDPHDALHTHRLIEATKYAYGERTRFGDPAFVSNVTDMENRMVSAENAETRFRSIRDAYVHPVEEYDPLQLDIVSDRGTSHMNVVDQDGMAIAATTTINGIWGSTVLTPDGILMNNDMDDFSSPDRSNQFGYVPSHANFIVPGKRPLSSMSPIMVENRHTGALELIVGSSGGSRIITANILTAYAYLSHHGQVSMDDVIARPRWHDQLLPPVTVFEYPGAQTPGFDNATVRALTAKGHRAAYTAPGLSNAQAIQHTHAGLWHAASERRQYEARGAAI, encoded by the coding sequence ATGTGGCTGCTGGTGGCGTTGGTATGGGCAGGTGTCGGCCTGTGCCGCATGTGGTTCGGCTTGCGTACGTGGGCTGAGAGCGATGTGCCTGTGTACATGCGCGCACGTTCCCAGGGCTACGAGCCGTACTACGGCACAGACGGAGCACGTGGCGCTGTGTCCTGTGAGCTGGACGTGTGCTCCAATGTGGGTGTCTACCTCCTCGACAAGGGCGGCTCCGCAGCGGACGCGGTGATCGGCGTAGCAAGCTGCGTCGGTGCGATCGACTTGTTCCACTCGGGCATcggtggcggtggcttTGCGCTCGTCAAGACGCATGGAAACGACCCGATCATGCTCGACTACCGCGAAACGGCCCCGGCTCAAGCGCATCGGGACGTTTTCGTGGGTATGCCTGCGAATGCGTCCATCTTTGGCGGGCTGGCCGCGGCTGTGCCTGGCGAGGTGCGTGGCTgggagcagctgcacaagtTGTATGGTCGTCTGCCATGGCACGAGATTCTCGCACCGGTTGTGACGATCACGCGCCGCGGATTCCgcgtgccgtcgcagcTGTATGACAGATTGCTGCTGTTCGAGGGCCCTATCTGCGAGGATTCTGCACTCGGGCGCATCTACTGCCCTCACGGACGCCTTGTCCAGACGGGCGAGGTGATCCGACTGCCGGACTTGGCACGGACCTACGAAGCGATAGCGCGGCACGGGCCTGATGCGATGTATGCGGGACCGATCGCTGAGCGGATGGTCAAAGCGGTCCAAGCGGCCGGCGGCATCATGACGATGGACGATCTGCGGTCGTATCGCGTGATGGTCCGCATGGCTCGGTCCATCACGTACCGCAACGCGTATCGCATTTGGGCTACGAGCATGCCCAGCTCGGGCAGCGTGGTGCTCTCTGCTTTGAAAACGATGGAGCACTTTCCCGATATGCCGTACGATccgcacgatgcgctgcacacgcaccgcctcatTGAGGCGACCAAGTACGCGTATGGCGAACGTACGCGGTTCGGTGATCCGGCCTTTGTGTCGAATGTGACGGACATGGAGAACCGAATGGTGTCGGCTGAGAATGCCGAGACGCGCTTCCGGAGCATTCGTGATGCCTACGTGCATCCCGTCGAAGAATATGATCCGCTGCAACTGGATATCGTGTCGGATcgcggcacgtcgcacaTGAATGTCGTCGATCAGGACGGCATGGCCATTGCGGCTACGACGACCATCAATGGCATTTGGGGCAGTACTGTGCTCACGCCCGATGGCATCCTCATGAAcaacgacatggacgactTTTCCTCGCCGGACCGCTCAAATCAGTTTGGGTACGTGCCGTCGCATGCCAACTTTATTGTGCCGGGCAAGCGACCGctctcgtccatgtcgccgATCATGGTCGAGAACCGGCATACgggcgcgctcgagctgatCGTTGGGTCGTCGGGCGGTTCGCGCATCATCACGGCCAACATCCTCACGGCGTATGCGTACCTCTCGCACCACGGCCAAGTGTCCATGGACGATGTGATTGCCCGTCCCCGGTGGCACGatcagctgctgccgccggTGACCGTGTTTGAGTATCCTGGCGCTCAGACGCCAGGGTTCGACAATGCGACGGTTCGTGCGCTCACAGCCAAAGGACACCGCGCGGCGTACACGGCCCCGGGCTTGTCGAATGCGCAGGCGATTCAGCACACACACGCCGGTTTGTGGCATGCGGCGTccgagcggcggcagtATGAGgcgcgaggagctgcgATCTAG
- a CDS encoding mitochondrial serine protease, giving the protein MTWLVGLRSLLRAPCRGLRTMRSTPERAHGNIKRRRKASSLPPESVILGLLGVNTAVFGAWMYARDRAQHGDVHPYAFMMRHFTSGEPQLLAGRWWTLLTSCFSHQDTMHWGVNMLTFALTAPAIVPIIGAPSLVSLYVGAGLASSFTSIVWPYIVDPIVHGERSSLARRRYTYSQGASGSVYAILSAFTMMRPSSTIYLFFAIPIPAWACIGGLFAWEWYNAHFPSPRSHTDSVGHVGGLLAGVLYARMWRGRLF; this is encoded by the coding sequence ATGACGTGGCTCGTGGGACTGCGTTCGCTCCTGCGTGCGCCATGTAGAGGGCTGCGTACCATGCGCTCTACGCCAGAAAGAGCGCACGGCAACATAAAGCGCCGCAGAAAGGCCTCATCCCTGCCGCCTGAATCTGTCATTCTCGGCCTCCTTGGCGTGAACACCGCCGTGTTCGGCGCGTGGATGTACGCTCGCGATCGGGCGCAGCACGGTGACGTGCATCCGTATGCCTTCATGATGCGGCACTTTACAAGCGGAGAGCCACAACTACTTGCCGGCCGGTGGTGGACGCTCCTCACGTCGTGCTTTAGTCACCAGGACACGATGCACTGGGGCGTCAATATGCTCACCTTTGCTctcacggcgccggcgatCGTGCCCATCATCGGTGCACCTAGCCTCGTGAGCTTGTATGTGGGCGCAGGCCTTGCATCGTCATTCACCAGTATTGTGTGGCCCTACATCGTCGACCCTATCGTGCACGGCGAACGCTCGTCcctggcgcggcggcgctaTACATACTCTCAGGGCGCCAGTGGCTCCGTGTACGCCATCTTGTCTGCTTTTACGATGATGCGTCCCTCGAGCACCATCTACCTGTTCTTTGCGATCCCAATACCGGCCTGGGCTTGTATCGGTGGCCTGTTTGCTTGGGAATGGTACAACGCCCACTTTCCCTCCCCCCGGAGTCACACGGACTCCGTCGGGCATGTCGGCGGCTTGTTGGCCGGTGTGTTGTATGCTCGCATGTGGCGTGGCCGTCTGTTCTAG
- a CDS encoding membrane associated protein — protein MSRRAALDAPRMRRSRSDTYRSSAVADEPPSDERRRRRLRLPRLSSPLRRRNTPTGLASARRVRSDRSTDAPDESWSSSLGVADASWHASTPSEPISQRRVVRAPSSPASYTMMGSSPPASPPSASPPASPSASPHASRRAFGRRRVARQAQEPVSAGEAVRVPATPTMHDERASSPTLGRTPPRQPTPPAQLTVPEPDRGMSSSSSVQTELSHTAASQEEEDVFDDAVSMIQSVRASWAPQVDERERASAEHRHRERLVAYQKRQSMRIEAERELLERHLRLGHEDARREAARKAELLAAEMAREQQELMRLLEHEVQRAQQRRAEQQAREAQATRDAQAQAEAEERRRHDEARRRDEDERQRREARDRRAQQEHARIEEQLRRQRQEAARRADEAARQERRAREEAARRAREEQEALRASMRHKSMDEILQARVTAYEARLGTHPTRSPIEERARQRAQREADDEDRAARVHARRHEARRQDDDDDDASVAETERSAVSRASDASQLTAVMSQLHIVSRQQPPAVKGILSRHSAALTAQPALRFHETRAPSSELRGVPHPDLAWLTYLIQHRLPQPLEHAPARTPRQALGAWIRQSMASVATFETAEPSAGFAALGTARADAPQAVASFLALWEHAPVVHRILASLDLRDVRVLYDVARPLRYMIARPDVHERLLCRFLGPAGYVPWPDLDDPLPLTLLDCEAFHMYMYTEMELPVASHAYLTDMHRLDRRIPRLARSTARAYSRVLARIRLQPQGVPDVPASWTIRGPDGTPHDVGMSSPFVPGYVSTFRAWVPCTDDDGDDDDAWGAEIRRMERELFLAGMWRFLQRGDVVVNATNAHRFLFHGDAFAPLDTRFDAAGHLPPFINALLFPTTYYDWILPPTDTPTLFLDVLPWRADIISSLHLTRDHVEVVRPHGPVYRVAKWLYRAAFTINVPPESIAASGFIESAHDAHASWNGRIVLETEGTTEHVCELLRRLVSPADAPDLLALLLDSVVQGTNHAVGLPPPPPADTLPTYPWRLDRRRSQPGCHWITPVA, from the coding sequence ATGAGCcgccgcgctgcgctgGACGCACCGCGTATGCGCCGATCCAGGTCGGACACGTACCGGAGCTCCGCCGTGGCAGACGAGCCGCCGTCGGAcgagcgcaggcgccgccgactCCGTCTGCCGCGTCTGTCCTCCCCGCTCCGGCGACGAAACACGCCCACCGGTCTGGCgagcgcgcgacgcgtgcggTCGGACCGATCGACTGACGCGCCTGACGAAAGCTGGTCTTCGTCCCTGGGCGTCGCGGATGCGTCGtggcatgcatcgacgccatcTGAGCCCATctcgcagcgccgcgtcgtacgtgcgccCTCCAGTCCGGCGTCCTATACCATGATGGGCTCCTCGCCGCCCGCGTCGCCGCCTTCCGCGTCGCCGCCTGCCTCGCCTTCCGCGTCGCCTCACGCTTCGCGTCGCGCGTTCggtcgccgccgcgtcgcgcgccaggccCAGGAGCCCGTGTCGGCTGGCGAGGCGGTGCGCGTCCCCGCCACGCCCACGatgcacgacgagcgcgcgtccTCTCCGACGCTGGGCCGCACACCGCCTCGCCAGCCGACACcgccggcgcagctcaCGGTCCCTGAGCCAGATCGaggcatgtcgtcgtcgtcgagcgtccAGACGGAGCTCTCTCACACGGCTGCGTCCcaggaggaagaagacgtgTTTGACGACGCGGTCAGCATGATCCAaagcgtgcgcgcctcATGGGCGCCTCaagtcgacgagcgcgagcgtgcatCGGCGGAGCATCGGCACCGCGAGAGGCTCGTCGCCTACCAAAAGCGCCAGTCgatgcgcatcgaggcggagcgcgagctgcttgagcgcCACTTGCGCCTCGGTCATGAagatgcgcggcgcgaggcCGCGCGCAAGGCCGAGCTCCTCGCGGCGGAAatggcgcgcgagcagcagGAGCTGATGCGCCTCTTGGAGCACGAAgtgcagcgagcgcagcagcggcgcgccgagcagcagGCCCGCGAGGCGCAAGCGACTCGCGATGCCCAGGCGCAAGCGGAAGCCGAGGAGCGCCGGCGTCACGAcgaagcgcggcgccgcgacgaggacgagcgccaacgccgcgaagcgcgcgatcggcgcgcccagcaggagcatgcgcgcatcgaagagcagctgcgtcgtcagcgccaAGAAgccgcgcgccgtgccgacgaAGCCGCGCGGCAAGAGCGACGGGCGCGCGAGGaagctgcgcggcgcgctcgtgAAGAgcaagaggcgctgcgtgcgtcgatgcgccacAAGTCGATGGACGAGATTCTCCAAGCGCGTGTCACAGCCTATGAAGcccgcctcggcacgcaTCCGACGCGATCGCCTATCGAGGAGCGCGCCCGCCAacgcgcccagcgcgaggcggacgacgaagatcgcgcggcgcgtgtgcacgcgcgtcggcacgAGGCACGACGGCaggatgatgatgatgacgacgcatCCGTAGCCGAGACGGAGCGCTCCGCCGtatcgcgcgcctcggacgcGTCGCAGCTGACGGCCGTCATGAGCCAGCTGCACATTGTCTcgcggcagcagccgcCGGCCGTCAAGGGCATCCTCTCGCGGCACAGCGCAGCGCTCACAGCCCAGCCGGCACTGCGCTTCcacgagacgcgcgcgccgtcgtccgagctgcgcggcgtgccgcatCCCGATCTCGCGTGGCTCACGTACCTGATCCAGCACCGCCTGCCGCAGCCGCTGGAGCATGCACCGGCGCGAacgccgcgccaggcgctcggcgcctGGATCCGCCAGTCGATGGCGTCCGTCGCGACGTTCGAGACCGCCGAGCCGTCCGCCGGCTTCGCGGCCCTCGGCACCGCGCGtgcggatgcgccgcaggccgTGGCGTCGTTCCTCGCGCTGTGGGAGCACGCGCCAGTCGTGCACCGCATCCTGGCGTCGCTCGacctgcgcgacgtgcgcgtaCTGTACGACGTGGCCAGGCCACTCCGCTACATGATCGCGCGGCCCgatgtgcacgagcgtctcCTGTGCCGCTTCCTCGGGCCCGCCGGCTACGTTCCGTGGCCCGACTTGGACGACCCGCTCCCGCTCACGCTGCTCGACTGCGAGGCGTTCCACATGTACATGTACACGGAGATGGAGCTGCCCGTCGCGAGTCACGCGTACCTGACCGACATGCACCGCCTCGACCGGCGCATCccgcgcctggcgcgcagcaccgcaCGCGCGTACAGCCGCGTGCTGGCGCGCATCCGCCTGCAGCCGCAGGGCGTGCCGGACGTGccggcgtcgtggacgatCCGCGGCCCGGatggcacgccgcacgacgtcggcatGTCGAGTCCGTTTGTGCCCGGCTACGTGTCGACGTTCCGTGCGTGGGTGCCGTGCACGGATGatgatggcgacgacgacgacgcgtgggGCGCCGAGATCCGgcgcatggagcgcgagctgtTCCTCGCCGGCATGTGGCGCttcctgcagcgcggcgacgtcgtcgtgaATGCGACGAACGCACATCGATTCCTCTTCCATGGCGACGCAttcgcgccgctcgacaCGCGATTCGACGCCGCAGGCCACCTGCCGCCGTTCATCAACGCGCTCCTCTTCCCGACGACGTACTACGACTGGATCCTGCCGCCGACCGACACACCCACGCTGTTCCTCGACGTGCTCCCGTGGCGCGCCGACATCATCTCGTCCCTGCACCTCACCCGCGATCACGTCGAGGTCGTGCGGCCGCACGGCCCCGTGTACCGCGTCGCCAAGTGGCTGTACCGCGCCGCCTTCACGATCAACGTGCCGCCCGAGTCGATCGCCGCCTCCGGCTTCATCGAGAGcgctcacgacgcccatgccaGCTGGAacggccgcatcgtcctCGAGACCGAGGGCACCACCGAGCATGTGTGCGAGCTTTTGCGGCGCCTCGTGTCGCccgccgacgcgcccgacctgctcgcgctcctgctcgacTCGGTCGTGCAGGGCACGAACCACGCCGTCGGCTTGCCGCCCCCGCCGCCCGCCGACACCCTGCCGACATACCCATGGCGCCTCGatcggcgccgcagccAGCCCGGCTGCCACTGGATCACGCCCGTAGCTTGA
- a CDS encoding viral A-type inclusion protein repeat protein, producing the protein MAASSRPPPPPINGARPSRRNQKRGKNNKEQEKNLEPPSSLETEVHSTAALSDERVTDDTNRDEDELPLQHVAASTTEEDVSNLTTRLSECEEAVTRLKTELQERDDTIEQLKRQSTAERDELQLVIAQRDEQLAELEAQVKASYAANVELASVQQDLAQLRTQVSERDEQVDKLSRQLDASVRQDTDDRHWEQEREQLEARLEEEKNRADSAEDCVRNLRYTNEESRRAIMRLQSMRSSSQRSDDDGADRRRSGHILSSLSGRSDADSETDRSGLRDLRLVSPSQPSQEQFSPPMRPDEPATDDVSSQHGDDTVSTTTPAIAGFFPSSLLRSSLGFSRKGPGDEASGADLSMEEMRVEHEKTQKELRAVQQELAQVHAQLFESREAEQASQTMISSLRAYIAEGQATS; encoded by the coding sequence ATGGCGGCATCGTCAcgaccgccgccaccgcccatCAATGGAGCGCGTCCGTCGCGTCGAAATCAAAAACGCGGCAAAAACAACAAGGAACAAGAAAAGAACCTTGagccgccgtcgtcatTAGAAACGGAGGTGCATTCCACCGCGGCCCTGAGTGATGAGCGCGTGACAGACGATACGAATAGagacgaggacgagctACCGCTACAGCATgtcgctgcatcgacgacgGAGGAAGACGTATCGAACCTTACAACGAGACTATCAGAGTGTGAAGAGGCCGTGACTCGGCTCAAGACCGAGCTCCAGGAACGCGACGATACcattgagcagctcaagaGACAGTCGACCGCAGAGAGAGACGAACTACAGCTCGTTATTGCGCAGCGGGACGAGCAGCTAGCTGAGCTCGAGGCTCAGGTCAAGGCGTCTTATGCAGCCAACGTCGAGCTGGCGTCTGTGCAGCAAGACCTGGCGCAACTTCGGACGCAGGTATCAGAGCGAGACGAGCAAGTGGACAAGTTGTCCAggcagctcgatgcgtcTGTGCGGCAGGACACTGACGACAGGCACTGggagcaggagcgcgagcagctggaGGCGCGCCTTGAGGAGGAGAAGAACCGCGCGGATAGTGCTGAGGACTGTGTGCGCAATTTGCGGTACACGAATGAAGAAAGTCGCCGAGCGATCATGCGGCTTCAGAGCATGCGGTCTTCGTCACAACGatccgacgacgacggcgccgatcgACGGCGATCAGGACACATTCTCAGCTCACTGAGCGGGCGAAGTGACGCTGATTCAGAGACGGACCGCTCGGGCCTTCGTGACTTGCGGCTCGTGTCGCCGTCGCAGCCATCGCAAGAGCAGTTTTCGCCGCCGATGCGACCTGACGAGCCCGCTACTGATGACGTTAGCTCGCAGCATGGCGACGATACTGTATCTACTACGACGCCCGCCATCGCTGGCTTTTTCCCATCTTCGCTTCTGCGCTCCTCGCTGGGCTTCTCACGAAAAGGGCCGGGTGACGAGGCGTCAGGCGCCGACTTGTCGATGGAAGAGATGCGCGTCGAGCACGAAAAAACACAGAAGGAGCTACGCGCTGTACAACAAGAGCTTGCGCAAGTGCATGCACAGCTATTCGAGTCTCGTGAAGCAGAGCAAGCGAGTCAGACCATGATTTCGTCCCTCCGTGCGTATATTGCCGAGGGTCAAGCCACCTCCTAG